Within the Chlorocebus sabaeus isolate Y175 chromosome 7, mChlSab1.0.hap1, whole genome shotgun sequence genome, the region ATAAAGACAAACTGTCATTGTAACCATTGCCTGGAATGTAATACATTCGTTTTATTGCATCTATAACAGCTGCTTATGTGTCCCTCCCTCTGTCTTTCAGTGACGATTTGTCCTTTTCTCTAGGCAGTGCCAGGAAATCTGGAAGAGCTCACAACACAACACCTACATATAAACTGGATTAAACAGAGGAAAATTAATTGTATGTTATCATTGTACTTCTACTACTTAATACAGAAAGGGGATATATAAAAGAAAGGCACTTCGTGCATACATGATAAATAAacgaagaataaatattttactttttaaaattagctttgtATTTACCTAATcccttggcctcagtttcttcttctagaAATTGGGAATGAGATACTAAACTATATGAGGGTCAAATGAGCAGACTGTATTTCCTGGAGATACAAACTTTGTTAACTTTTTATCTCTAAGAAAGAGATGCAAGTCTATTCTATCACATACCTGGGAAATATTTATGATGTTGTTTTAAGTCTCAAATTAATGCTTGTAATAACCAAAAATTTCattctcattatttaaaaaatattatttgccaAGAAAAAAGTGCTTATATGTCTGACCATATTCACATGTATCTCCTATGAATCTATGTGGACAGAATCTATACAGGTCTAAGTTTAGGATGTAATAGATAACACTGTGCTGAAGCTTAGACATAAGATAGGGCAAAGAAAACTGAAGATGTGGTCAACAGTAGGTTCTTAAATTGGGGTACATGATTAGCAATCTTCCTCAAAGTCTGTTTCTCTTAAGATTTGTCAGTGTTGGTCAAATGTGCTGCTCAAACTTCCTTCTAGGAGGCAGCAGTGCCCTGAATTTTTGCCaatattccttcctttctctttaaatCTCCTTCAGTGACTTAGGTCTTCTTCAAAGAGGCAAagtcaaaggaaatattcttactAATTTTATTACATGGGCATACTGATATTAGAAACAGTTAATATTCCACTGAAAGTCATTAGAAGGGTTGTGGGAGGgcatatataaagaaaacataacatGGTACAGTTAAGAGAAAACTAATGTATTAAAACCACCGCACAGAGGAGAGAAGCCCTCATTGCAATATTGAATATATAGCATTCATTTTGGCTAGCATATTTTGTGTATACTTTATTACTAGTATAATGAAATCCAGGTTACTGGGgtaaatgtgtttatttacaGAATAAAATTTGAGATATGGGGTTTTAAGTATGTGAGAATTAAAATCTGCTAAAGAAAAGATTTGCCCAAGAAATGTAAAGATTTTTGGAGAACATGCAAATAGATTTAACTTTGACTTGGACGTTCTTAAAATTGCTGTGATTTGTCAggaacatttattgaattaatgGTTTTTCTTTTGAATGGGGATTGTGGTTTTACAAAACAACTCAAAATACTGAGCAGAAATCAGTTCAAAACTCTTGACTCATGTTGTAGTCCTCTACTGGTTGAGACACTAGACTGTAGTAAATCTTGACAACAGAgtttatacataaaattttattaacatgtttggaaagttttattttacagttttgcatCATGATCTCTTTTACCATATGCATTAGACCCTCACAAACTCTTGAAATAGTGGATTTCGTACTAGGAGTATGAAGACTCAGATGACTCTGGTCATCTATCAGGATAAAGATGGTACTCCATCTGTTACTATTAAAAATTAACCCACAACGTCTTCCTTTTTCTCACACCATCATTATCTGGGTAGGATGAGAAGCACTTCTACTTTACCTCTCATTTCCAATGAAGTCTTCTCTTTGAATTAATGTATCCTGGATTTTCATTTGAATCACATTTCAAATATGGTACGattatacaagaaaaaatattgtttgcCCAAGCCTCTGAAGGGTTCTGGAAGAGCTTTGCTTATTGTAATATTAGACAGAAACTTCGCttgtcattatttttcaaaatatatggtACTGACATTGTGTCTTTTCTCCAAGGGAGATAAAGTAATACACTAAATGGGAAAAATTCTTCTCAGAGTTATATACATAACTCATAATTTTTGCACCAAGTTCTTACTCATCACTCTTAATTGGCAAATCTTagagctatgaaaaaaaaatacactgccACTAATCATATAATAAGATCTGATATTGCTTATCTAGAAAATATTCAATCTTTAACAGTTTTCTTAACATTTGGTGAAAAAGTGCAATAATtactaaagaaatgtaaatatccttcaaacacgctcattgttcttttttttcacatttccttgTCTCTTATTTAAAAACCATGTGTTATTGATGCAATGGGAGTGACACTTTTAAGATAAATTCAGAAATGCCCCTGTAAGATCAACCATTAGACATGAAATGTGAAATTCTGTCACCCTGGCATGAATGACTGCTACTATAATCACTTGCTCTTCttttatagggtttttttttttaattaaatgtaaagTCTGCCATTGGCCTTATAAAAGTGCTCACCTGTTTTCCTTTAATTTCAAGTAGATTAAACGTGAGATTTGGTGTTAATTAAAAACTTAGAATTTATGGGGATTCTAATTGCAAACAACATTTCAGTGATGAGTACTTAGATGACTTCTTAGTTCTGTTTGGTAATCAACATGGTATTGAACAAGCACAggacaaaaaataaatcatttgaaGAAAAGAACAGCATCATTGGCTCTATGAATCCTATCTAGCTGGGGGGCATGTAAGAGGAGAAGCTCAACAGCTCAGGATAAACGTGTACCCTGATGTCTGgaaatttcattatttctttgaaaatgtagATGGATTTGGAAGGATAGCAATAAGAGTCAAAAAGTCATTATCAAGATTAATCAGTTTAATTGAAATGCTTTGACACTGTTTCAGTTCAGAAGTCTATTTTTAAGTTGAATTTAGGATATATAGCGTAACTGATGACCAAGAGGTCCATGGGAgtttcacattttattatttactaactAGAGcctgttgagaattttttttaaaaggacatctTCTGTGGGAACCCAGAGTACTGATATTTTCCAATTAGCATCTTTGCATGTTCTCTTCTGCCATAAGTCGGGTTTAGGCTTGACACACTGGGCTTTTAAGGGGAGCTCTATCTTTGCAGTCCAGGCTACATGTGACAAGATTAAATTGGCACACTTTGCTGTACAGCTCTTGTGTTTCTGGCAGCACTGGCCTGGCTGATACCTCTGAGAGAAGGCTCAGCTGTCACTCACTGACCCATTAACACTACCGTTCCTTCCTGCAGtgtcatttttctcattcttatgGAGATAATGCTCCCTGGAGATCTCCAATACCTGGAGGAATGAAAGAGAACAGCACAGACAGACAGACTATCAAAGAGGAAGcaaacaacacagcaagaccatgAATTCCAACAGTTGAATTTTAACTGAGTGAAAGGATGAGGCCTATTATGATGGCTGGGTTCAGAAGGTGGGGAGAGGATCAAGTTTTAAGAGTTATCTTAACTTTTTAACAAgcgattttctcttttcttcctgaatATTAAAAGAAGTGCCCAAAATAACACCTGCAACTAGATATAGAGAAGGCAGCTGCTTTGAACATGTAATAGGGAAATTTGAGTAAGAATTTATCATTTGCAAATAGGCAATGGATATAAAACAGAGCATGCATTAAGGTGAATGGCTTAATATTCTAAATAGAACAGGATCCCTAGTTAGAGTTGGTTTATTGGGGCACAAAATCGCCTTCCTGGTAAAAGCACAAAAAGAGAGAAGTGATATGTGATATTTGTAGCCCTTGGTCTAAGGCTTCTCTTCTCTTGTGATTGAACGGTTTCAAGTGGCATAAGCAAACTCTGTTGCTCTCTTGTAGTTCAAACTGTGTATGGTTTGGTGGGTCACTTTATAAGAAGTTACACTTTCTAATGGTTACCACATAAAAAGGCACTATAGAACACGTTTCTAGATTTCCTGGACTAAGGCTGGTCCAGTTTGattgaaatgaaagcaaaataaataaataccacctGAAAGTCTATGTAAACCTGCTAAAGACATCTTTgtagaaaatcaaaaagaaaaaaaaaaaaaaggaaataaacaaaggaagaacaaaaatgaaGTAGTCAGAAAACAGGGATAAAACTAGGTAAAACAGGGATTCAGAATTATTAAAAAGAGTAAGGAAAAGTGGAATATCACAAACTACAAACTGTTCACCACAATCTGCACCTCAAccctctctccctgcttccaATTTTCCCACACGGAAGTTTATTACTGGGCTTAAATTGTTATTCTCAGGCTTAGGTTTGTATACATCCTCCCTGCCCACTTCAAGTGTCACAGGTGCTAGACGTCATTAGGATAAATGTGGCATATTATTTGATAGTACTGACTTTTCTTTAAAAGGGGTTTTTGTTAGTGCGTGtgcttgttttgcttttaaagttAATTAAGCTACAAATAATTTACAGCTTTGTTGTTACCTTAAAATACATATGACACATTATGGAGCAGGATAAATATTCAAACCTATTTTAAAGATCGAAAACAAGACATTAAAGAAATATTGGTAGGAAGAAATAACTTTGGACTAACTCTCAGAACTCTTGTGTGCCTTAGGGACCGCGtttgttcctttcttctattTGATACGCTTCGGGGGGAAAGCTTGAGATGCACTGCTCCAGGATTTAACAGGGAAAAGGGACTCAGATTATTGAGGTTCAGCAATGATGGCGGTTAATTAGGATGCCCTGTAGTTCGCCCAAGTCCTCCAGAAAAGGAAACTACTTTTAGTCTTCATTTTACAGCTGGCAGGTATTGTACAAATCAGTCAACTCAGGCTGCGTGGCCCATGTCCCAGTGCTCTGCAGGACTTGCCTCTGTCCCCCATGTGCATTGCCCGGATGATGCGAGCACCGGAAGGAGACGCGGAGCCGACGCCCGGCCTTCCTGCGGTCGTTACGGGACACCGCCGCCATCCACAGCACTCCATGCAGAAAATGCTGGCCGCCTTCATCTCCCGCGTGTTGAGGCGAGTTGCCCAGAAGTCAGCTCGCAGAGTGCTGGTGGCATCCCGTAACTCCTCAAATGACGCTACATTTGAAATTGAGAAATGTGATCTTCACCTGTTGGAGGAGGGTCCCCCCGTCACTACAGTGCTCACTAGGGCGGAGGGGCTTAAATACTACAGGATGATGCTGACTGTTCGCCGCATGGAATTGAAGGCAGATCAGCTGTACAAACAGAAATTCATACGTGGTTTCTGTCACCTGTGCGATGGTCAGGAAGCTTGCTGCGTGGGCCTTGAGGCTGGAATAAACCCCTCGGATCACCTTATCACATCCTATAGGGCTCATGGTATGTGCTATACTCGGGGACTTTCTGTCCGATCCATTCTCACAGAGCTGACGGGAAGAAGAGGAGGTTGTGctaaaggaaaaggaggatcCATGCATATGTATACCAAGAACTTCTATGGGGGCAACGGCATCGTCGGCGCACAGGGCCCCCTGGGCGCTGGCATTGCTCTGGCCTGTAAATATAAGGGAAACAATGAGATCTGTTTGACCTTATATGGGGATGGCGCTGCGAATCAGGGGCAGATAGCCGAAGCTTTCAATATGGCAGCTTTATGGAAATTACCTTGTGTTTTCATCTGTGAGAATAACCTATATGCAATGGGAACATCTGCTGAGAGAGCAGCAGCCAGCACTGATTACTACAAGAGGGGCAATTTTATCCCTGGGCTAAAAGTCGATGGAATGGATGTTCTATGTGTTCGTGAGGCAACAAAATTTGCAGCTGACTACTGTAGGTCTGGAAAGGGGCCCATACTGATGGAGCTGCAGACCTACCGTTATCATGGACACAGTATGAGTGATCCTGGAGTCAGTTACCGTACACGAGAAGAAATTCAGGAAGTAAGAAGTAAGAGGGATCCTATAATGATTCTCCAAGATAGAATGGTAAACAGCAAGCTCGCCACTGTGGAAGAATTAAAGGAAATTGGGACTgaggtgaagaaagaaattgatGATGCTGCCCAGTTTGCTACCAGTGATCCCGAGCCACGTCTGGAAGAATTAGGCCATCACGTCTACAGTGGTGATTCATCTTTTGAAGTTCGTGGTGCAAATCCATGGATCAAGTTTAAGTCCGTCAGTTAAAGGGAGGCTAAGTGTGAATTTATCATCAGTCTCTCAATGGAATGTTCATGGTCAAATTTAAGAAACTGTGTTCTCAACTCAAGGAGGAATAAAACTCATAAAACAAAAGCCTTGTAAGCATTTATTTAAAGAGATTAGTAAAAGAGATTGAAAGGCATACATTCAATAAAAGTGATATTATATTCAATTATGCTGTATATTTTTGCATTAAAACATACTATATAGGTAATAATTCAGTGTGAATATCTTGAAGATTATTTTGAACTTATATAAGTCTAAAATAGGAAAAGCAGATTATTTAACTTCTATTAGTCATaacatttccatttgatttaactttatactattttaatacactctctttaaaagaaagataGTTGTTTCC harbors:
- the PDHA2 gene encoding pyruvate dehydrogenase E1 component subunit alpha, testis-specific form, mitochondrial isoform X2 → MQKMLAAFISRVLRRVAQKSARRVLVASRNSSNDATFEIEKCDLHLLEEGPPVTTVLTRAEGLKYYRMMLTVRRMELKADQLYKQKFIRGFCHLCDGQEACCVGLEAGINPSDHLITSYRAHGMCYTRGLSVRSILTELTGRRGGCAKGKGGSMHMYTKNFYGGNGIVGAQGPLAEAFNMAALWKLPCVFICENNLYAMGTSAERAAASTDYYKRGNFIPGLKVDGMDVLCVREATKFAADYCRSGKGPILMELQTYRYHGHSMSDPGVSYRTREEIQEVRSKRDPIMILQDRMVNSKLATVEELKEIGTEVKKEIDDAAQFATSDPEPRLEELGHHVYSGDSSFEVRGANPWIKFKSVS
- the PDHA2 gene encoding pyruvate dehydrogenase E1 component subunit alpha, testis-specific form, mitochondrial isoform X1; the encoded protein is MQKMLAAFISRVLRRVAQKSARRVLVASRNSSNDATFEIEKCDLHLLEEGPPVTTVLTRAEGLKYYRMMLTVRRMELKADQLYKQKFIRGFCHLCDGQEACCVGLEAGINPSDHLITSYRAHGMCYTRGLSVRSILTELTGRRGGCAKGKGGSMHMYTKNFYGGNGIVGAQGPLGAGIALACKYKGNNEICLTLYGDGAANQGQIAEAFNMAALWKLPCVFICENNLYAMGTSAERAAASTDYYKRGNFIPGLKVDGMDVLCVREATKFAADYCRSGKGPILMELQTYRYHGHSMSDPGVSYRTREEIQEVRSKRDPIMILQDRMVNSKLATVEELKEIGTEVKKEIDDAAQFATSDPEPRLEELGHHVYSGDSSFEVRGANPWIKFKSVS